The following proteins come from a genomic window of Eulemur rufifrons isolate Redbay chromosome 24, OSU_ERuf_1, whole genome shotgun sequence:
- the ARL9 gene encoding ADP-ribosylation factor-like protein 9, translated as MDRGKVKKREKGKETEKEKIREKGKEEKRKEVEKIKEKEKEKGKEKGEEEWRMRKEEDKEKKSKEQGKETKKEKEETNISTLTRPPLEPLEKNKQILVLGLDGAGKTSVLCSLASNRVQHSVAPTQGFNVVCIDIEDSQMEFLEIGGSEPFRSYWETYLSKGLLLIFVVDSADHNRLPEAKKCLHQLIGANPVLPLVVFANKQDLETAYHITDIHEALALSEVGNDRKMFLFGTHLTKNGSEIPSTMQDAKDLIAQLAAEVQ; from the exons ATGGACAGGGGCaaagtgaagaagagagaaaagggaaaggagacGGAGAAGGAGAAAattagggaaaaaggaaaggaagagaaaaggaaggaggtggagaaaattaaggaaaaagaaaaggagaaggggaaagagaaaggggaggaggaatggaggatgagaaaagaagaggataaagagaaaaagagtaaagagcaagggaaggagacaaagaaagagaaggaagaaacgAACATAAGCACCTTGACGAGGCCCCCGCTTGAGCCGCTG GAGAAAAATAAGCAGATCCTAGTGTTGGGCCTGGATGGAGCGGGAAAAACCAGTGTCCTCTGCTCTCTAGCTTCAAACAGAGTCCAGCACAGTGTGGCACCCACCCAAGGTTTCAATGTAGTTTGCATCGACATTGAAGACAGCCAGATGGAATTCCTGGAGA TTGGTGGCAGTGAACCTTTCCGTTCCTACTGGGAAACGTACCTGTCCAAGGGTTTGCTGCTAATCTTTGTGGTGGATTCAGCAGATCACAACCGATTGCCTGAAGCAAAGAAATGCCTTCATCAACTAATTGGAGCAAACCCAGTCCTTCCTCTGGTTGTGTTTGCAAACAAACAG GATCTTGAAACAGCCTATCACATTACAGATATCCATGAAGCTTTGGCATTATCTGAGGTGGGAAATGACAGGAAGATGTTCTTGTTTGGAACCCACCTGACTAAGAATGGCTCAGAGATACCTTCCACCATGCAAGATGCCAAAGACTTGATTGCACAGTTAGCTGCAGAAGTGCAGTGA